The proteins below come from a single Aegilops tauschii subsp. strangulata cultivar AL8/78 chromosome 6, Aet v6.0, whole genome shotgun sequence genomic window:
- the LOC109752393 gene encoding uncharacterized protein — protein sequence MAMASTKPLALLLLVFVALCATAMTAAGQGSCNGHKVTVQNLCGHDLNLGIEARSNSKALFPNGYLLPSGKHESFDVCAWTGSVSAQGAAVAEFHMDHEGGAYYEVSTNQASMPVRVSVTPHGSPLQGHCPTAGCDTGNHCFEHSVPGGNCHGVTEIKIVYYNP from the coding sequence ATGGCGATGGCGTCCACCAAGCCCCTGGCCCTCCTGCTGCTCGTGTTCGTGGCTCTGTGCGCGACGGCCATGACCGCCGCCGGCCAAGGCTCCTGCAACGGCCACAAGGTGACGGTGCAGAACCTATGCGGCCACGACCTGAACCTGGGCATCGAGGCGCGCTCCAACAGCAAGGCGCTCTTCCCCAACGGGTATCTGCTCCCCAGCGGGAAGCACGAGTCGTTCGACGTGTGCGCGTGGACGGGGAGCGTGTCGGCGCAGGGCGCCGCCGTGGCCGAGTTCCACATGGACCACGAGGGCGGGGCGTACTACGAGGTGAGCACCAACCAGGCCAGCATGCCCGTCCGTGTCTCCGTCACCCCGCACGGCAGCCCGCTGCAGGGCCACTGCCCCACCGCTGGGTGCGACACCGGCAACCACTGCTTCGAGCATTCCGTCCCCGGCGGCAACTGCCACGGCGTCACCGAGATCAAGATCGTCTACTACAACCCATAG